A genomic stretch from Plutella xylostella chromosome 14, ilPluXylo3.1, whole genome shotgun sequence includes:
- the LOC105393818 gene encoding uncharacterized protein LOC105393818 has translation MVNTRSASKSALVAGATDSTGTEATATTATTSSGDTYTSTGASTDTSNEASSTAAASEVTAPASATARVPAPAPPAPTPATPKPVKLHTPRRACSNASSKGRRRELLKAKEELLKKQMELAAVRVAMLEEETDDEEEEDDTSTIRGVRMSEWVQQSTLALTMQPHHAVPREDAGATAGLPRRTSMPEPRIEASPPGAALENAAPPSARREPCPMGADEPRVQLPPNPYTSEPHVYEPPRPVQHRYDPRPSAFDYKELAEAIALAARALPSPPQHVAAPRHVNELPTFSGASSDWLPFKAAYEESAQSLTEQENLSRLRRAIKGAAKEAVHCLFIGTPSTREVMELLSAQFGRPDALIIHEMEKLRRLPKIVDTPKAICDFAATMTNATATVVALKKEQYLHNAEIVNNVVEKLPATLRNECYTYITEQPEDIPDLVKLTQFAKRAAARCSRFAPMDIAASDRREPAPKKTARTYHVDTTTAAKPACPICGEKHEAAACPTLKRAEVPARWDIAKKYKLCFRCMKIRKYRHSCKPKQCDKDGCTYMHHPLLHGGTYASTASTQVVQESEAVTTAREERSATGLLKILQVRVTGPKGSLDTYALLDDGSTCTLIESAVAQQIGATGPPSPFYIEGVSGMKIDASESRRVNLKICGRNTSEVDICARTVPDIGVSPQTVPAGIVESCPHLQDIKEDILYERGAATILLGQDNWELLLTHAFKSGARGQPVASLTTLGWVLHGVQYRQPAMQRVHHLTVQPLQEETMEKMMRDHFALESLCVDKKKSYTEAERRALTQLEENTRALPAGGYETCLLWKEDDPRPPDNYSSTMKRLELLERKLDKNEAMKTRYNAQMQVLLDSGYAEEAPREKNEKIWYLPHFAVINPQKPEKLRIVHDAAARTRGTSLNDMLLPGPDLLQSLPGVLMRFRQHPVAVSADIKDMFMRVHIREEDRDMQRFLWRGDRRAGPPTEYRMKSVIFGATSSPCTAIYVKNSNAERYKDIYPEAAEAVVRNHYVDDYLASYETEEEAVRISTEVNKIHHFANYDLQKWTSNSRIVLAQLSSSEAEDPRLLQLDPGKLLGMVWHPEDDTLSFNLNKHRIPEAILSGERTPTKREALRTVMSIYDPLGLATPVTVQAKRILQDVWRSGIDWDAQLEDNEARAWRSWIEHAQQLPRLAVPRCYASYSGAATRELHIFVDASSSAYAAVVYWRVIDQEGNTHLSLVSGKARVAQLNKVVSIPRLELQAAVLGCRLAQAAIEEHDLKPSRRVYWSDSRTVLTWLRNGPRTYKPFVAHRVAEISDTTKTKEWRWVPTKENTADDATRDTPPDFNSSHRWYRGPAFLYLPEEHWPREEKIVEEDTGEERTLVTVAATRLSEALPDITRFSNFMRVIRATARVLQFIELLRAKKQTVLHKRTKKNEEADPAWTSTTPRTATRAATPAVKTAVRKYLLLSARHMHRARQLWLRSQQQENFAEEIAALQKSVAIPTTSRLHNLSVILDEEKIIRLRSRIATAADITPSQREPAVLDGNHRWTRLYIAWVHKQLHHGGFETTANEVRQHYWVLRLRHAVRSEVKQCLACRIRKATHAQPSTGNHPHTRLAHHQRPFTYTGLDYFGPLMVTVGRTKQKRYGVLFTCLTTRAVHLEVAGSLSTDSAIMALRRFIARRNCPSELHSDNGTNLRGADVELKKAALAAMEEEASVRFIQWRYIPPSAPFMGGAWERLVRSVKNALQVTLHERAPKEEVLATLLVEAEHTINSRPLTHVSTSADDEEALTPNHFLLGAPSRVPLP, from the coding sequence ATGGTGAACACAAGAAGCGCCTCCAAGTCAGCCTTGGTAGCCGGTGCCACGGACAGCACCGGTACTGAGGCCACCGCGACGACGGCAACCACGAGCAGCGGGGATACCTACACGTCGACGGGAGCATCCACGGACACATCGAACGAAGCATCAAGCACTGCGGCCGCCTCAGAAGTCACGGCGCCCGCCTCCGCTACAGCCCGTGTCCctgcccccgcgccccccgcgcctaCCCCTGCGACGCCGAAGCCCGTCAAGCTGCACACGCCACGTCGCGCATGTTCAAATGCGTCTTCAAAGGGTCGCCGCCGGGAGTTGCTGAAGGCCAAGGAAGAGCTTCTGAAGAAACAAATGGAGTTAGCCGCCGTACGGGTGGCCATGCTGGAAGAAGAAACGGAcgatgaagaagaagaagacgacACCTCCACCATAAGGGGTGTCCGCATGTCCGAGTGGGTACAACAAAGTACTCTCGCGCTGACCATGCAACCACATCACGCCGTGCCGAGAGAAGACGCCGGAGCGACAGCGGGCCTCCCACGCCGGACATCGATGCCAGAGCCGCGCATCGAAGCCAGTCCACCGGGAGCCGCACTGGAGaacgccgcgccgccgtctGCACGTCGTGAGCCGTGTCCCATGGGTGCCGACGAGCCGAGAGTACAGCTGCCACCGAACCCGTACACGTCAGAGCCGCACGTGTACGAGCCGCCGCGTCCGGTGCAGCATCGCTACGACCCACGACCGAGCGCCTTCGACTACAAGGAGCTAGCCGAAGCCATCGCCCTCGCTGCACGTGCGCTGCCGTCGCCGCCTCAACATgtcgccgcgccgcgccaTGTCAACGAGCTACCAACGTTCAGCGGGGCATCGAGTGATTGGCTGCCATTCAAGGCGGCCTATGAAGAATCTGCGCAGTCCCTCACGGAGCAAGAGAACCTGTCTCGACTGCGCAGAGCCATCAAAGGAGCAGCGAAGGAGGCCGTCCACTGCCTGTTCATCGGGACGCCCTCTACGAGAGAAGTGATGGAGCTGCTGTCTGCGCAATTCGGGAGGCCGGACGCACTCATCATTCACGAGATGGAGAAGCTGCGCAGACTACCGAAGATCGTCGACACTCCGAAGGCCATCTGCGACTTCGCCGCGACGATGACCAACGCGACGGCCACAGTGGTGGCATTGAAGAAGGAGCAGTACCTACACAATGCGGAGATCGTCAACAACGTCGTGGAAAAGCTGCCGGCCACACTGCGCAACGAGTGCTACACCTACATCACCGAGCAGCCTGAAGACATCCCCGACCTAGTGAAGCTGACGCAGTTCGCCAAGCGGGCCGCGGCACGGTGCAGCCGCTTCGCGCCCATGGACATCGCAGCGAGTGACCGGCGGGAGCCCGCGCCAAAGAAGACTGCGCGCACGTACCACGTCGACACAACTACAGCTGCGAAGCCTGCGTGCCCCATCTGCGGCGAGAAGCATGAAGCTGCCGCCTGTCCGACACTGAAGCGAGCCGAAGTACCTGCGAGGTGGGACATAGCGAAGAAATACAAACTATGTTTCCGCTGCATGAAGATCCGCAAGTACCGACACTCCTGCAAGCCGAAGCAGTGCGACAAGGACGGGTGTACCTACATGCACCATCCGCTGCTGCATGGCGGTACCTACGCATCGACCGCCAGTACGCAAGTCGTCCAAGAATCTGAAGCGGTAACAACAGCGCGAGAAGAAAGAAGTGCAACGGGGCTCCTGAAGATACTACAAGTACGAGTCACCGGGCCAAAGGGGTCGCTCGACACCTACGCGCTACTAGACGACGGGTCGACGTGCACACTCATTGAGTCAGCAGTCGCGCAGCAAATCGGAGCAACGGGACCGCCGTCACCCTTTTACATAGAAGGGGTGTCGGGCATGAAGATCGACGCCAGTGAGTCGCGCCGAGTCAACTTGAAGATCTGCGGGCGCAACACGAGCGAAGTCGACATCTGCGCGCGCACAGTGCCGGACATCGGTGTCTCGCCTCAGACGGTGCCTGCGGGGATCGTCGAGAGCTGCCCACACCTGCAGGACATCAAGGAAGACATCCTCTACGAGCGAGGCGCCGCCACCATCCTGCTCGGGCAAGATAACTGGGAGTTGCTGCTCACGCACGCTTTCAAGTCGGGCGCGCGCGGACAACCTGTGGCGTCACTCACGACGCTCGGGTGGGTGCTACACGGCGTGCAGTACCGACAGCCGGCAATGCAGCGCGTGCACCACCTCACGGTGCAGCCGCTTCAAGAAGAGACAATGGAGAAAATGATGCGGGACCACTTCGCACTCGAGTCGCTGTGCGTCGACAAGAAGAAATCATACACAGAGGCCGAGCGACGCGCGCTTACGCAGCTAGAAGAAAACACGCGCGCACTACCGGCGGGAGGCTACGAAACATGCCTCCTGTGGAAGGAAGACGACCCTCGGCCACCAGACAACTACTCGAGTACAATGAAGCGACTCGAGTTACTCGAGAGGAAGCTGGACAAGAACGAAGCTATGAAGACGCGGTACAACGCACAGATGCAGGTGCTGCTCGACAGCGGCTACGCTGAGGAGGCGCCGCGTGAGAAGAACGAGAAGATCTGGTACCTGCCTCACTTCGCTGTCATCAACCCTCAGAAGCCGGAGAAACTGAGGATCGTCCACGACGCCGCCGCTCGAACGAGAGGGACAAGTCTCAACGACATGCTGCTGCCCGGCCCAGACCTCCTGCAGTCACTCCCGGGGGTCCTCATGCGGTTCCGGCAACATCCAGTGGCGGTGAGCGCGGACATAAAAGATATGTTCATGCGCGTTCACATCCGAGAAGAAGATCGCGACATGCAGCGCTTCCTATGGAGGGGAGATCGACGCGCCGGCCCGCCTACCGAGTATCGCATGAAGAGCGTTATATTCGGTGCGACTTCATCACCGTGTACGGCTATTTACGTGAAAAATAGCAACGCCGAGCGCTACAAGGACATCTACCCGGAGGCAGCCGAGGCCGTGGTGAGAAATCACTACGTGGACGACTACCTGGCGAGCTACGAAACAGAAGAAGAGGCGGTGCGCATCTCCACTGAAGTCAACAAGATACATCACTTCGCGAACTACGACCTGCAGAAGTGGACGTCGAACAGCCGCATCGTGCTCGCTCAGCTGTCGTCATCTGAAGCTGAAGACCCTAGACTGCTGCAACTGGACCCGGGGAAGCTGCTGGGCATGGTGTGGCACCCGGAGGACGACACACTCTCCTTCAACTTGAACAAACATCGCATCCCCGAGGCAATACTGAGCGGCGAGCGCACACCTACGAAGAGAGAAGCGCTGCGGACAGTCATGTCGATCTACGACCCGCTCGGACTCGCCACGCCAGTCACCGTGCAAGCGAAGCGCATCCTGCAGGACGTCTGGCGCTCCGGCATCGACTGGGACGCGCAACTCGAAGACAACGAAGCACGAGCATGGAGGAGCTGGATCGAGCACGCGCAACAGCTGCCGCGCCTCGCCGTGCCGCGCTGCTACGCCTCATACAGCGGCGCGGCCACCCGCGAGCTCCACATCTTCGTCGACGCaagttcgtctgcatatgctgCTGTCGTCTACTGGAGGGTCATCGATCAAGAGGGAAACACACACCTGTCACTCGTCAGCGGAAAAGCAAGAGTCGCACAGCTCAACAAGGTGGTCTCCATCCCGCGACTCGAACTGCAAGCGGCCGTGCTGGGATGCCGCCTCGCACAAGCCGCCATCGAAGAACACGACTTGAAGCCGAGTCGTCGAGTGTACTGGTCGGACTCAAGAACAGTACTCACGTGGCTACGAAATGGCCCACGTACCTACAAGCCGTTCGTAGCACACCGCGTAGCCGAGATAAGCGACACTACGAAAACAAAGGAGTGGCGCTGGGTACCTACAAAGGAGAACACAGCCGACGACGCAACGCGCGACACGCCCCCGGACTTCAACTCAAGTCACCGGTGGTACCGCGGCCCCGCCTTCCTATACCTACCGGAGGAGCACTGGCCGCGAGAAGAGAAGATCGTCGAAGAAGACACGGGGGAAGAGCGAACACTCGTCACTGTCGCCGCCACACGCTTGTCTGAGGCCCTGCCAGACATAACTCGCTTCAGTAACTTTATGCGAGTTATTCGAGCGACGGCACGGGTACTACAATTCATCGAGCTACTACGTGCGAAGAAACAAACAGTGCTGCATAAGCGCACTAAGAAGAATGAAGAGGCCGACCCTGCGTGGACAAGTACTACGCCGAGAACAGCTACGCGGGCCGCTACGCCCGCCGTGAAGACAGCTGTGcggaagtacctacttctcaGCGCTCGGCACATGCACCGCGCGCGTCAACTGTGGCTACGCTCGcaacaacaagaaaacttCGCTGAAGAAATAGCTGCGCTACAGAAAAGCGTCGCTATACCTACTACGAGTCGACTGCACAACTTATCAGTCATACTCGACGAAGAGAAGATCATCAGACTACGTTCAAGAATAGCGACTGCCGCCGACATCACCCCATCGCAACGTGAACCGGCAGTACTCGACGGCAATCATCGGTGGACCCGACTGTACATCGCTTGGGTACACAAACAGCTTCACCACGGCGGGTTCGAGACAACTGCGAATGAAGTCCGGCAACACTACTGGGTGCTGAGACTACGACACGCCGTGCGCAGCGAAGTGAAGCAATGCCTGGCCTGCCGCATACGGAAGGCCACACATGCGCAGCCGTCGACGGGCAACCATCCACATACACGGCTCGCGCATCATCAGAGGCCGTTCACCTACACCGGACTCGACTACTTTGGCCCTCTCATGGTCACTGTGGGTCGTACGAAGCAGAAGAGGTACGGCGTGCTGTTCACGTGCCTTACCACTCGAGCAGTACACCTCGAGGTCGCCGGCAGCCTGAGCACGGACTCGGCTATCATGGCGCTGCGACGGTTCATCGCGCGGCGCAACTGTCCCTCCGAGCTTCACTCCGACAACGGGACCAACCTGCGGGGCGCCGACGTCGAGTTGAAGAAAGCAGCGCTGGCGGCCATGGAGGAGGAGGCGTCGGTGCGCTTCATCCAGTGGCGGTACATCCCTCCGAGCGCGCCATTCATGGGCGGCGCGTGGGAACGGCTGGTGCGGAGCGTCAAGAACGCGCTGCAAGTCACACTGCACGAGCGCGCGCCGAAAGAAGAGGTCCTCGCTACACTACTGGTCGAGGCGGAGCACACCATCAACAGTCGGCCACTCACCCACGTGTCGACCTCTGCAGACGACGAGGAAGCCCTCACGCCGAACCACTTCCTGCTGGGCGCGCCGTCACGAGTGCCGCTGCCGTAG